From a region of the Actinomadura luzonensis genome:
- a CDS encoding bifunctional folylpolyglutamate synthase/dihydrofolate synthase: MERGVEWDFEPTLDRIAALLDLLGSPQRAYPVIHIAGTNGKTSTARLTEVLLRERNLRVGRFTSPHLVSMRERITVDGEPLSEERFAQVYEEIIPYVELADGQGRRIQFFELLTAMAFAAFADTPVDVAVIETGMGGSWDATNVADGTVCVITPISLDHTDRLGPDIPSIAGEKAGIIKPGATAILAQQELAAAEVLMRRSAEVGAVVAREGLEFGVMSREVAIGGQLLTLRGLKGVYDEVYLPLYGAHQASNAVCALAAVEALTGGDDPLDADLVRQAFAQASSPGRMEVVRRTPTVVIDAAHNPGGLQATLEGLHEAFDFAKVVGVVAVMRDKDVEALLELLEPVLEEVVVTRNSSPRSLTADELADLAVPIFGEERVHVEDRLDDAIDKAIGIADAEGEFSGTGVLITGSVVTAGDARRLLKADGS; encoded by the coding sequence ATGGAGCGCGGCGTCGAGTGGGATTTCGAGCCGACGCTGGACAGGATCGCGGCCCTTCTGGATCTGCTCGGCTCGCCGCAGCGGGCGTACCCGGTCATACACATCGCCGGCACCAACGGCAAGACGAGCACGGCGCGCCTCACCGAGGTCCTGCTGAGAGAGCGCAATCTGCGGGTCGGACGGTTCACGAGCCCGCATCTGGTGTCGATGCGCGAGCGCATCACGGTGGACGGGGAGCCGCTGAGCGAGGAGCGGTTCGCGCAGGTCTATGAGGAGATCATCCCGTACGTTGAGCTGGCCGACGGCCAGGGGCGGCGTATCCAGTTCTTCGAGCTGCTGACCGCGATGGCGTTCGCGGCCTTCGCCGACACGCCCGTCGACGTCGCGGTCATCGAGACCGGCATGGGCGGCTCGTGGGACGCGACCAATGTGGCGGACGGCACGGTGTGCGTGATCACCCCGATCTCGCTCGACCACACCGACCGGCTGGGCCCCGACATCCCGAGCATCGCCGGGGAGAAGGCGGGCATCATCAAGCCCGGTGCCACCGCGATCCTGGCCCAGCAGGAGCTGGCCGCGGCCGAGGTGCTGATGCGGCGCTCGGCCGAGGTGGGCGCGGTCGTGGCGCGCGAGGGGCTGGAGTTCGGGGTGATGAGCCGCGAGGTCGCCATCGGCGGGCAGCTGCTCACCCTGCGCGGGCTCAAGGGCGTGTACGACGAGGTCTACCTGCCGCTGTACGGCGCCCACCAGGCGAGCAACGCGGTGTGCGCGCTGGCCGCGGTCGAGGCGCTGACGGGGGGCGACGACCCGCTCGACGCCGACCTGGTACGCCAGGCGTTCGCGCAGGCGTCCTCGCCGGGGCGCATGGAGGTCGTGCGCCGCACCCCGACAGTGGTCATCGACGCCGCGCACAACCCCGGTGGCCTGCAGGCGACGCTGGAGGGGCTGCACGAGGCGTTCGACTTCGCCAAGGTCGTCGGCGTGGTCGCGGTCATGCGCGACAAGGACGTCGAGGCGCTGCTGGAGCTGCTGGAGCCGGTCCTGGAGGAGGTCGTCGTCACGCGCAACTCGTCGCCGCGGTCGCTGACGGCGGACGAGCTGGCCGACCTGGCCGTCCCGATCTTCGGGGAGGAGCGGGTGCACGTGGAGGACCGGCTGGACGACGCCATCGACAAGGCGATCGGGATCGCCGACGCCGAGGGGGAGTTCAGCGGCACCGGTGTGCTGATCACGGGGTCGGTCGTGACGGCGGGCGATGCGCGCAGGCTGCTCAAGGCGGACGGCTCCTGA
- a CDS encoding dioxygenase family protein, translating to MEGENTRSGHSGGISRKTLLKAALIATPVPLLAGQLPALARDAAASGRPLTPTPYCDDGDDPTPPQTEGPYFRPNSPQRTVLPGMGTPLTVSGYVFGLACQPLANVLLDFWQADNAGAYDNVTYNFRGHQYTNAQGAFKLTTIVPGLYPGRTRHIHVKAQAPGRPILTTQLYFPGEPRNSTDTIFDPALLMTVRTVGTGREATFDFVLNVPGTPPTNPPTSPPPGGGTWQAGVTYQAGDQVTYGGATYRCLQGHQAQAGWEPPNVPALWQHL from the coding sequence GTGGAAGGCGAGAACACTCGCTCCGGCCATTCCGGCGGCATCAGCAGGAAGACGCTTCTCAAGGCGGCACTCATAGCGACCCCGGTCCCGCTGCTCGCCGGACAGCTGCCGGCTCTGGCCCGCGACGCCGCCGCGAGCGGCCGGCCGCTCACCCCCACCCCCTACTGCGACGACGGCGACGACCCCACGCCGCCGCAGACCGAAGGCCCGTACTTCAGGCCGAACTCGCCGCAGCGCACGGTCCTGCCCGGCATGGGCACCCCGCTGACGGTGAGCGGGTACGTGTTCGGCCTGGCCTGCCAGCCGCTCGCCAACGTGCTGCTCGACTTCTGGCAGGCCGACAACGCCGGGGCCTACGACAACGTCACCTACAACTTCCGCGGCCACCAGTACACCAACGCCCAGGGCGCGTTCAAGCTCACCACCATCGTCCCCGGCCTCTACCCCGGCCGCACCCGCCACATCCACGTCAAGGCCCAGGCCCCCGGCCGGCCGATCCTGACGACGCAGCTCTACTTTCCCGGCGAACCCCGCAACAGCACCGACACCATCTTCGACCCGGCCCTGCTCATGACGGTCAGAACGGTCGGGACCGGCCGGGAGGCGACCTTCGACTTCGTCCTCAACGTCCCGGGCACCCCGCCCACGAACCCTCCGACGAGCCCGCCCCCGGGCGGCGGCACCTGGCAGGCTGGGGTGACCTACCAGGCGGGCGACCAGGTCACGTACGGCGGCGCCACGTACCGGTGCCTGCAGGGGCACCAGGCGCAGGCAGGTTGGGAGCCACCCAACGTGCCCGCCCTGTGGCAACACCTCTGA